The Gemmatimonadales bacterium genomic interval TGGTCAATCTCGGCGCCCCCCTTCCCGGTCACGCCCTGCGCGCGCAGCGCTGCCATGATATCTCGCGTGATACGGGTGAGGTGGTCGACCTCGGTCAGGGCAAGCGGTGTCCGATCCCAGTGGACAAGGAAGAACCAGTTGCCGCCGTACGCGACGTCGCCCACAACGCGACCCAATTCCGGCACCTCCACCGCGACATCCCGCGCGTGGCAGTACGACGGGACATTCCGGATGGTGACCGACCCGTCCGTGCCGAGCTCCGCGGCCACCGAACCGACGGGGGTGTCGAGGTGCACCAGGCCGGTGGTGATCCGGCCGAGATGCTCCAGCGTCCGCACCACGCCGATGGTGCCGTGGCCGCACATCCCGAGATAGCCGACATTGTTGAAGAAGATGACGCCGGCCACTGACTCCTTGGATACAGGCGGCGTGAGGAGGGCGCCCACCATCGCGTCGTGGCCTCGTGGTTCGCAGACGACCGCGCTGCGCAGGTGATCCCAGTTCGCGGCCAGGTCGTCGCGCCGGGCGGCCATGGTGGAACCGGCCGGCTGACGCCAGCCGTCCACCACCACCCGGGTTGGTTCACCCTCTGTGTGCGAATCCACCACCTGGATCATCGCGGGGAACGCCGGCGGCCTCATACCGGGTTGACCTGGACCGTCTTGGTTTCGGTGTAGAACTCGCGGGCGGCAGATCCCTGCTCCCGGCTGCCGGAACTGGAGCCCTTCATCCCGCCGAACGGTGCATGCGGGTCCACACCGGTGGTGTCGCCGTTGATTCGGACCAGCCCGACATCAATCCGGTGGATGTACTGGAGCGCGGCTCCAATGTCCCGCGTGAAGAGCGAGGCACTCAGCCCATAGCGCGAATTGTTGGCAATGGTGAGGGCATCGTCCAGGGTGTTTGCGCTCGAGACGGCGAGGACCGGGCCGAAGAGCTCTTCCTGGGCCAGCGGAGCCCCCGGATCGACCCCCCGCACGACGGTCGGCGTCACGAAGAACCCCTGCTTGAATACGACCCCGGTGACTTCGACCCCGCCGCACACCACCTCCGCCCTGGTGGCGCCGAGCGCGTCCCAGATCCGCTGCCGGGAGCCGGCGTTGATGACAGGACCGATCGCGCAGGCTGCATCGGTCACCGGCCCGATGGTGAACCCCTCGACCTGCTCCCGCACCTTCTCGAGAAAGGCGCTCTCGACTTCCGGGAAGACGACTGCCCGGCTGGTGGCGGTGCACTTCTGCCCGGCGAAGCGCATGGCGCCGGCGGCGGTCAGCTTCGCGGCCAGGTCGAGGTCGGCGTCGGGCATCACGATGACGACGTTCTTGCCCCCCATCTCAGTCTGGTACCGGACGTTGCGCTCGGCCGCAATCGCTGCCACCCTGGCGCCGACGGCGGCCGAGCCGGTGAAGCTGATGCCCCGGACCTGCGGGGCACGGAGCAACGGCTCGCCGACCCCGGCCCCGGTGCCGAGCAGCACGTTGAATACACCGGCCGGCAAGCCGGCGGCCTGCGCCGTTTCCGCGAGGAGGAGGGCCATGACCGGCGACTGTTCGGAGGGTTTGAGCACCACGGTGTTGCCGAACGCCAGCGCCGGGGCCGCCTTCCAGAGTGGAATCGCCACCGGAAAGTTCCACGGCGTAATCAGGGCGACCACGCCCAGGGGTTCACGCAGCGTGAACTGCAACGCGCCGGCCGCCTGCGCGGGGACCACCTCGCCGATGGCGCGCACGGCGTCGCTGGCGTAGTACCGGAGGATCACGATACAGCGGCCCACCTCACCGCGTGCCTCGCCGATTGGCTTGCCAACCTCGCGCGCCATGGCCTGGGCAATCTCCTCGGCGCGGGCCTGGATGGCCGCGGCCCACTTGTGCAGGTACTCGGCGCGCGCCGGACCTGTCAGGCTCCGCCAGGCAGGGAGGGCCGCGCTGGCCGCCGCCACGGCCGCCGCCGCGTCGGCCGCGGTACCGACCGGGACTTCGGCCACCACGTCCTGCTCATTCGATGGGTTGAGGTCGAGGAGCAGGTCGGTGCCGGTAGAGCCGACAGAGGCCCCGGCAATGAAATGAGAGAGGGGTTTTGTCATGGGCGTAAGTTGGCTGAAATCGGGGGAGCCGCAAGGCGTCGAGCGACGCTCCTGATATGACATCGGGGCCCCCGCTGGGAGCCCCGAGGGGTGCCACGACCCTGAATCTGGCCCTAGAGGCGGGTCACCGTGTACGTGCCACAGGCGGTGAACTCGACCTGGACGGTCACCGTCGAGTCACTCCGGGTAACGGCATGCAGGAGGATACCGCTGTCGAACCGCGGTGCCACCGTGCAGGCCGGGTTGAAGTGCAGCGGCGTCGGGGTGGAGGCGACGAGGTCCCAGGTCAGACCGGACCGCTCCCAC includes:
- a CDS encoding aldehyde dehydrogenase family protein, encoding MTKPLSHFIAGASVGSTGTDLLLDLNPSNEQDVVAEVPVGTAADAAAAVAAASAALPAWRSLTGPARAEYLHKWAAAIQARAEEIAQAMAREVGKPIGEARGEVGRCIVILRYYASDAVRAIGEVVPAQAAGALQFTLREPLGVVALITPWNFPVAIPLWKAAPALAFGNTVVLKPSEQSPVMALLLAETAQAAGLPAGVFNVLLGTGAGVGEPLLRAPQVRGISFTGSAAVGARVAAIAAERNVRYQTEMGGKNVVIVMPDADLDLAAKLTAAGAMRFAGQKCTATSRAVVFPEVESAFLEKVREQVEGFTIGPVTDAACAIGPVINAGSRQRIWDALGATRAEVVCGGVEVTGVVFKQGFFVTPTVVRGVDPGAPLAQEELFGPVLAVSSANTLDDALTIANNSRYGLSASLFTRDIGAALQYIHRIDVGLVRINGDTTGVDPHAPFGGMKGSSSGSREQGSAAREFYTETKTVQVNPV
- a CDS encoding proline racemase family protein is translated as MDSHTEGEPTRVVVDGWRQPAGSTMAARRDDLAANWDHLRSAVVCEPRGHDAMVGALLTPPVSKESVAGVIFFNNVGYLGMCGHGTIGVVRTLEHLGRITTGLVHLDTPVGSVAAELGTDGSVTIRNVPSYCHARDVAVEVPELGRVVGDVAYGGNWFFLVHWDRTPLALTEVDHLTRITRDIMAALRAQGVTGKGGAEIDHVELSAAATRPDADARNFVLCPGGAYDRSPCGTGTSAVMAARHARGTLAVGAHWRQESITGSLFTGWLEDQGGQLIPHVRGTAFITGEATLRFDPTDPFRAGFTTAG